One stretch of Streptomyces sp. A2-16 DNA includes these proteins:
- the pgi gene encoding glucose-6-phosphate isomerase → MNADGRTRLNRTPEWTALAEHREELGEVRLRELFAADPGRGTEYALRVGDLYVDYSKHLVTDETLRLLRELAAATDVFGLRDAMFRGEKINTTEDRAVLHTALRAPRDAVIEVDGENVVPQVHAVLDRMSDFAGRVRSGEWTGHTGKRIKNVVNIGIGGSDLGPAMAYEVLRGFTDRDLTVRFVSNVDGADLHEATRDLDAAETLFVIASKTFTTIETITNATSARAWLLDELKAGQEAVARHFVALSTNAGKVAEFGIDPDNMFEFWDWVGGRYSFDSAIGLSLMIAIGPDRFREMLDGFHLVDEHFRTAPAEANVPLLLGLLGIWYGNFHDAQSHAVLPYSHYLSKFTAYLQQLDMESNGKSVQRDGRPVEWQTGPVVWGTPGTNGQHAYYQLIHQGTKLIPADFIGFAEPVEELSDGLKAQHDLLMANFFAQTQALAFGKTPDEVRAEGVAEELVPHKTFQGNHPTTTILARELTPSVLGQLIALYEHKVFVQGAVWNIDSFDQWGVELGKVLAKRVEPALTEGVEVPGLDASTKALVATYRELRGRQ, encoded by the coding sequence ATGAACGCAGACGGCCGTACCAGGCTCAACCGGACGCCCGAGTGGACCGCGCTGGCCGAGCACCGCGAGGAGCTCGGCGAGGTGCGGCTGAGGGAGCTCTTCGCCGCCGATCCCGGCCGCGGCACCGAGTACGCACTGCGGGTCGGTGACCTGTACGTCGACTACTCCAAGCACCTGGTCACCGACGAGACGCTGCGGCTGCTGCGCGAACTCGCCGCCGCGACCGATGTGTTCGGGCTCAGGGACGCCATGTTCCGAGGCGAGAAGATCAACACGACCGAGGACCGGGCCGTGCTGCACACCGCGCTGCGGGCCCCGCGCGACGCGGTGATCGAGGTCGACGGCGAGAACGTCGTGCCTCAGGTGCACGCCGTGCTCGACAGGATGAGCGACTTCGCGGGCCGGGTCCGTTCCGGTGAGTGGACCGGGCACACCGGCAAGCGGATCAAGAACGTCGTCAACATCGGCATCGGCGGCTCCGACCTCGGTCCCGCGATGGCCTACGAGGTGCTGCGCGGCTTCACCGACCGCGACCTCACCGTCCGCTTCGTGTCCAACGTCGACGGCGCCGACCTGCACGAGGCCACCCGCGACCTGGACGCGGCGGAGACGCTCTTCGTCATCGCCTCCAAGACCTTCACCACCATCGAGACGATCACCAACGCCACCTCGGCCCGCGCCTGGCTGCTCGACGAGCTCAAGGCCGGCCAGGAAGCCGTCGCCCGGCACTTCGTGGCCCTGTCGACCAACGCCGGGAAGGTGGCGGAGTTCGGCATCGACCCGGACAACATGTTCGAGTTCTGGGACTGGGTCGGCGGCCGCTACTCCTTCGACTCGGCGATCGGTCTCTCCCTGATGATCGCCATCGGCCCCGACCGCTTCCGCGAGATGCTCGACGGCTTCCACCTCGTCGACGAGCACTTCCGCACCGCCCCGGCCGAGGCCAACGTGCCGCTGCTGCTGGGCCTGCTGGGCATCTGGTACGGCAACTTCCACGACGCCCAGTCGCACGCCGTACTGCCGTACAGCCACTACCTGTCGAAGTTCACCGCCTATCTCCAGCAGCTGGACATGGAGTCCAACGGCAAGTCGGTGCAGCGCGACGGTCGGCCGGTCGAGTGGCAGACCGGACCGGTGGTGTGGGGCACGCCCGGCACCAACGGGCAGCACGCCTACTACCAGTTGATCCACCAGGGCACCAAGCTCATCCCCGCGGACTTCATCGGCTTCGCCGAGCCGGTGGAGGAGCTGAGCGACGGGCTCAAGGCCCAGCACGACCTGCTGATGGCGAACTTCTTCGCCCAGACCCAGGCGCTGGCCTTCGGCAAGACACCGGACGAGGTGCGGGCGGAGGGTGTGGCCGAGGAGCTGGTCCCGCACAAGACGTTCCAGGGCAACCACCCCACGACGACGATCCTGGCCCGCGAACTGACCCCCTCGGTCCTGGGCCAGCTCATCGCCCTCTACGAGCACAAGGTGTTCGTCCAGGGCGCCGTCTGGAACATCGACTCCTTCGACCAGTGGGGCGTCGAGCTCGGCAAGGTCCTCGCCAAGCGCGTCGAGCCGGCGCTCACCGAGGGCGTCGAGGTGCCGGGCCTGGACGCGTCCACGAAGGCCCTGGTGGCGACGTACCGGGAGCTGCGCGGACGCCAGTGA
- a CDS encoding RNA polymerase-binding protein RbpA, producing the protein MASGNAIRGSRVGAGPMGEAERGESAPRLRISFWCSNGHETQPSFASDAQVPDTWDCPRCGFPAGQDRDNPPDPPRTEPYKTHLAYVRERRSDADGEAILAEALAKLRGEI; encoded by the coding sequence GTGGCAAGTGGCAACGCGATCCGAGGTAGCCGGGTCGGGGCGGGGCCGATGGGCGAGGCCGAGCGGGGCGAGTCCGCGCCCCGGCTGCGCATCTCCTTCTGGTGCTCCAACGGGCATGAGACGCAGCCCAGCTTCGCCAGCGACGCGCAGGTCCCCGACACCTGGGACTGTCCGCGCTGCGGCTTTCCCGCCGGACAGGACCGGGACAACCCGCCGGACCCGCCGCGCACCGAGCCGTACAAGACGCACCTCGCGTACGTACGGGAGCGGCGCAGCGACGCGGACGGCGAGGCGATCCTCGCCGAGGCGCTCGCCAAGCTGCGGGGCGAGATCTAG
- the tpiA gene encoding triose-phosphate isomerase, which produces MTTRTPIMAGNWKMNLNHLEAIAHVQKLAFALSDKDYEAVEVAVLPPFTDLRSVQTLVDGDKLKIKYGAQDLSAHDSGAYTGEISGSMLAKLKCTYVAVGHSERRQYHAETDELVNAKVKAAYKHGLTPILCVGEELDVREAGNHVSHTLAQVEGGLKDLPAEQAESVVIAYEPVWAIGTGKVCGAEDAQEVCAAIRGKVAELYTQELADQVRIQYGGSVKAGNVAEIMAQADIDGALVGGASLDADEFVKIVRFRDQ; this is translated from the coding sequence ATGACCACTCGTACGCCGATCATGGCGGGCAACTGGAAGATGAACCTCAACCACCTCGAGGCCATCGCGCACGTCCAGAAGCTCGCCTTCGCCCTCTCGGACAAGGACTACGAGGCCGTCGAGGTCGCCGTCCTGCCGCCCTTCACCGATCTGCGCTCCGTGCAGACCCTGGTCGACGGCGACAAGCTCAAGATCAAGTACGGCGCCCAGGACCTCTCGGCGCACGACTCCGGTGCCTACACCGGCGAGATCTCGGGCTCGATGCTCGCCAAGCTGAAGTGCACGTACGTGGCGGTCGGCCACTCCGAGCGCAGGCAGTACCACGCCGAGACCGACGAGCTCGTCAACGCCAAGGTCAAGGCCGCCTACAAGCACGGCCTCACCCCGATCCTGTGCGTCGGCGAGGAGCTGGACGTCCGCGAGGCGGGCAACCACGTCTCGCACACCCTCGCCCAGGTCGAGGGCGGCCTGAAGGACCTCCCGGCCGAGCAGGCCGAGTCCGTCGTCATCGCCTACGAGCCCGTGTGGGCCATCGGCACCGGCAAGGTCTGCGGCGCCGAGGACGCGCAGGAGGTCTGCGCCGCCATCCGCGGCAAGGTCGCCGAGCTGTACACCCAGGAGCTGGCCGACCAGGTCCGCATCCAGTACGGCGGCTCCGTCAAGGCCGGCAACGTCGCCGAGATCATGGCGCAGGCCGACATCGACGGCGCTCTGGTGGGCGGTGCCTCTCTGGACGCCGATGAGTTCGTCAAGATCGTGCGCTTCCGGGACCAGTGA
- the secG gene encoding preprotein translocase subunit SecG, whose protein sequence is MGFSIALIIFSGLMMLLVLMHKGKGGGLSDMFGGGMQSSVGGSSVAERNLDRITIVVGLLWFACIIVLGLLMKTNS, encoded by the coding sequence ATGGGGTTCTCGATCGCCCTGATCATCTTCAGCGGCCTGATGATGCTGCTGGTGCTCATGCACAAGGGCAAGGGCGGCGGCCTCTCCGACATGTTCGGTGGCGGTATGCAGTCCTCCGTCGGCGGCTCTTCGGTCGCCGAGCGCAACCTTGACCGGATCACCATCGTGGTCGGTCTGCTGTGGTTCGCGTGCATCATCGTGCTCGGTCTCCTCATGAAGACGAACAGCTGA
- the opcA gene encoding glucose-6-phosphate dehydrogenase assembly protein OpcA — protein sequence MKTDLTDTTASKINKALVKARRAIGTPAVGMVLTLVIVTDEENAYDALKAAGDASREHPSRTLVVIKRVSRSPRDRTQSRLDAEVRVGADAGTGETVVLRLYGEVADHAQSVVLPLLLPDAPVVVWWPVDAPLDPAGDPLGALAQRRVTDTYASEQPVRELTARAETYAPGDTDLSWTRITPWRSMLAAALDQVTCEVEAVEVEGEEFNPSCELLAMWLADRLDVPVKRSLSGGPGLTAVRLHTDSGPIVLDRADGSLATLSIQGQPDRAVALKRRDTAELIAEELRRLDPDDTYASALRFGVERLNPSAPFPGPSAPFREPAPKGEPGSVADKPVGDESAAEGSGAAESSSGEPVSGGSAGSAGSGASAELAVKAPVEGPAKAPRAEGAPSASLKPVPSGLTGNGKAAK from the coding sequence ATGAAGACAGACCTCACCGACACCACCGCCAGCAAGATCAACAAGGCGCTGGTCAAGGCGCGCCGGGCCATCGGCACACCGGCCGTCGGCATGGTGCTCACGCTGGTCATCGTCACCGACGAGGAGAACGCCTACGACGCCCTCAAGGCCGCCGGAGACGCGTCCCGCGAGCACCCCTCGCGCACGCTGGTGGTCATCAAGCGGGTGTCGCGCAGTCCTCGTGACCGCACCCAGTCCCGCCTCGACGCCGAGGTGCGGGTGGGCGCGGACGCGGGCACCGGCGAGACGGTGGTGCTGCGGCTGTACGGCGAGGTGGCCGACCACGCCCAGTCGGTCGTCCTGCCGCTGCTGCTGCCGGACGCGCCGGTCGTCGTCTGGTGGCCGGTGGACGCGCCGCTCGACCCGGCCGGGGACCCGCTGGGTGCGCTCGCCCAGCGGCGGGTGACCGACACGTACGCCTCCGAGCAGCCGGTGCGCGAGCTGACGGCGCGCGCCGAGACCTACGCCCCGGGCGACACCGACCTCTCCTGGACCCGGATCACCCCGTGGCGCTCGATGCTGGCCGCCGCGCTCGACCAGGTCACCTGCGAGGTGGAGGCCGTCGAGGTGGAGGGCGAGGAGTTCAACCCGAGCTGCGAGCTGCTGGCGATGTGGCTGGCGGACCGGCTGGACGTGCCGGTGAAGCGGTCGCTGTCCGGCGGCCCCGGTCTGACGGCCGTACGCCTGCACACGGACAGCGGTCCGATCGTGCTGGACCGTGCGGACGGCTCGCTCGCCACGCTCTCCATCCAGGGGCAGCCGGACCGTGCGGTGGCGCTCAAGCGCCGGGACACGGCCGAGCTGATCGCGGAGGAGCTGCGCAGGCTGGACCCGGACGACACGTACGCCTCCGCGCTGCGGTTCGGGGTGGAACGGCTGAACCCGTCGGCGCCCTTTCCGGGACCGTCGGCGCCCTTTCGGGAACCGGCTCCCAAAGGAGAACCCGGATCCGTCGCGGACAAGCCCGTCGGCGACGAATCCGCCGCCGAGGGGTCCGGCGCCGCAGAGTCCTCCTCCGGGGAGCCCGTCTCCGGAGGATCCGCTGGATCCGCTGGATCCGGAGCTTCCGCGGAGCTCGCCGTCAAGGCCCCTGTCGAGGGCCCTGCGAAAGCTCCCCGGGCGGAAGGGGCGCCGTCGGCATCGCTGAAGCCGGTCCCCTCCGGCCTGACCGGGAACGGGAAGGCGGCGAAGTGA
- the pgl gene encoding 6-phosphogluconolactonase — MSTPQLVVHHDKELMAQAAAARLITRIVDAQASRGSASVVLTGGRNGNGLLAALASAPARDAVDWGRLDLWWGDERFLPEGDPERNVTQAREALLDAVPLDPKRVHAMPASDGPHGADVEAAAAAYAEELARAAGPENHGAVPTFDVLMLGVGPDTHVASLFPELPAVRETERTVVGVHGAPKPPPTRVTLTLPAIRAAREVWLLAAGEDKAQAAAIALSGAGEIQAPAAGARGRARTLWLLDSAAASQLPRSLYPPASP; from the coding sequence GTGAGCACCCCGCAGCTGGTCGTGCACCACGACAAGGAGCTGATGGCCCAGGCCGCCGCGGCCCGCCTGATCACCAGGATCGTGGACGCGCAGGCCTCCCGGGGCTCCGCGTCGGTGGTCCTCACCGGCGGCCGCAACGGCAACGGTCTGCTCGCCGCCCTGGCCTCGGCGCCCGCCCGGGACGCCGTCGACTGGGGCCGTCTGGACCTGTGGTGGGGCGACGAGCGCTTCCTGCCCGAGGGCGACCCGGAGCGCAATGTCACGCAGGCCCGCGAGGCCCTGCTGGACGCCGTACCGCTGGACCCGAAGCGCGTGCACGCCATGCCGGCGTCGGACGGCCCCCACGGCGCGGACGTCGAGGCCGCGGCGGCGGCCTACGCCGAGGAGCTGGCCCGTGCGGCCGGTCCCGAGAACCACGGCGCGGTCCCGACCTTCGACGTGCTGATGCTGGGCGTCGGCCCGGACACCCATGTGGCGTCCCTGTTCCCGGAGCTGCCCGCGGTCCGGGAGACCGAGCGCACGGTCGTCGGTGTGCACGGCGCGCCGAAGCCCCCGCCGACCCGGGTGACGCTGACGCTGCCCGCGATCCGCGCGGCACGCGAGGTGTGGCTGCTCGCGGCCGGCGAGGACAAGGCGCAGGCCGCGGCGATCGCCCTGTCCGGCGCGGGGGAGATCCAGGCCCCGGCGGCGGGGGCGCGCGGCCGGGCCCGCACCCTGTGGCTGCTGGACTCGGCGGCGGCGTCCCAGCTGCCGAGGTCGCTGTATCCACCGGCCTCGCCGTAA
- a CDS encoding phosphoglycerate kinase, which yields MKTIDELLAEGVDGKRVFVRADLNVPLADGVITDDGRIRAVLPTVKALADAGAKVVVASHLGRPKGAPDPAFSLLPAAERLGELLGAPVAFAQDTVGPAAHDAVNGLQPGQVAVIENLRFNAGETSKDDTERGEFADQLAALADVYVGDGFGAVHRKHASVFDLPARLPHYAGYLIATEVGVLKKLTDEVQRPYVVVLGGAKVSDKLAVIDELLGKADRILIGGGMAFTFLKAKGHEVGASLLQEDQIPAVLEYIERAEKTGVELVLPVDAVVAPAFPDLKTKAPADATTVAAEAIPADRMGLDIGPASGKLYASKITDAATVFWNGPMGVFEHPEFAEGTKAVAQALLDSSAFTVVGGGDSAAAVRILGFDENAFGHISTGGGASLEYLEGKTLPGLAALED from the coding sequence ATGAAGACGATCGACGAACTTCTCGCCGAAGGCGTGGACGGCAAGCGGGTCTTCGTCCGCGCCGACCTCAACGTGCCGCTCGCCGACGGCGTCATCACCGACGACGGCCGCATCCGCGCCGTCCTGCCCACCGTCAAGGCCCTCGCGGACGCGGGCGCCAAGGTGGTCGTGGCCTCGCACCTGGGCCGCCCCAAGGGCGCGCCGGACCCGGCCTTCTCCCTGCTTCCGGCCGCCGAGCGGCTCGGTGAACTCCTGGGCGCCCCCGTGGCCTTCGCCCAGGACACCGTCGGCCCCGCCGCCCACGACGCGGTGAACGGCCTGCAGCCCGGCCAGGTCGCGGTCATCGAGAACCTGCGCTTCAACGCGGGCGAGACCTCCAAGGACGACACCGAGCGCGGCGAGTTCGCGGACCAGCTGGCCGCTCTCGCGGACGTGTACGTCGGCGACGGTTTCGGTGCGGTGCACCGCAAGCACGCTTCGGTGTTCGACCTCCCGGCCCGGCTGCCGCACTACGCCGGCTACCTGATCGCCACCGAGGTCGGCGTCCTGAAGAAGCTCACCGACGAGGTCCAGCGGCCCTACGTGGTCGTGCTCGGCGGCGCCAAGGTCTCCGACAAGCTCGCCGTCATCGACGAGCTGCTCGGCAAGGCCGACCGCATCCTCATCGGCGGCGGCATGGCCTTCACCTTCCTCAAGGCCAAGGGCCACGAGGTCGGCGCCTCCCTCCTCCAGGAGGACCAGATCCCGGCGGTCCTGGAGTACATCGAGCGCGCCGAGAAGACCGGCGTCGAGCTGGTCCTGCCGGTCGACGCGGTGGTCGCCCCCGCCTTCCCGGACCTGAAGACCAAGGCCCCGGCCGACGCCACCACCGTCGCCGCGGAGGCCATCCCGGCCGACCGGATGGGCCTGGACATCGGCCCGGCCTCCGGCAAGCTGTACGCCTCGAAGATCACCGACGCCGCCACCGTCTTCTGGAACGGCCCGATGGGCGTCTTCGAGCACCCCGAATTCGCCGAGGGCACCAAGGCGGTCGCCCAGGCTCTCCTCGACTCCTCGGCCTTCACGGTCGTCGGCGGCGGCGACTCCGCCGCGGCCGTCCGGATCCTGGGCTTCGACGAGAACGCGTTCGGACACATCTCGACCGGTGGCGGCGCCTCCCTCGAATACCTCGAGGGCAAGACGCTCCCCGGCCTCGCCGCACTGGAGGACTGA
- the zwf gene encoding glucose-6-phosphate dehydrogenase: MSSSNPLRDPADRRLPRIAGPSGLVIFGVTGDLSRKKLMPAVYDLANRGLLPPGFSLVGFARRDWEHEDFAEVVHDAVKEHARTPFREEVWQQLIQGMRFVQGTFDDDDSFERLRDTIDELDKAQGTGGNFAFYLSVPPSAFPVVIQQLKKHRLADQSSGSWRRAVIEKPFGHDLKSAEELNATVEEVFAPDQVFRIDHYLGKETVQNILALRFANTMFEPIWNRSFVDHVQITMAEDIGIGGRAGYYDGIGAARDVIQNHLLQLMALTAMEEPASFDADALAAEKTKVLGAVKLPKDLGRDTVRGQYAAGWQGGAKAVGYLEEDGIDPQSKTDTYAAIKVEIDNRRWAGVPFYLRTGKRLGRRVTEIAVVFQRAPHSPFDTTATEELGSNAIVIRVQPDEGVTVRFGSKVPGTSMEIRDVSMDFAYGESFTESSPEAYERLILDVLLGDSNLFPRTEEVELSWKILDPIEEYWDTNGRPAQYPAGTWGPVEADEMLAREGRSWRRP, encoded by the coding sequence TTGTCGAGCAGCAATCCGCTGCGTGACCCTGCCGACCGACGGCTCCCGCGTATCGCGGGGCCGTCGGGCCTGGTCATCTTCGGCGTCACGGGCGATTTGTCACGAAAGAAGCTCATGCCCGCCGTGTACGACCTCGCGAACCGGGGTCTGTTGCCGCCGGGCTTCTCGCTGGTCGGCTTCGCACGGCGGGACTGGGAGCACGAGGACTTCGCGGAAGTCGTCCACGACGCCGTCAAGGAGCACGCCCGGACGCCGTTCCGCGAGGAGGTCTGGCAGCAGCTCATCCAGGGGATGCGCTTCGTCCAGGGCACCTTCGACGACGACGACTCGTTCGAGCGGCTGCGCGACACCATCGACGAACTCGACAAGGCACAGGGCACCGGCGGCAACTTCGCCTTCTACCTGTCCGTGCCGCCGTCCGCCTTCCCCGTGGTGATCCAGCAGCTGAAGAAGCACCGGCTGGCCGACCAGTCGAGCGGGTCCTGGCGCCGCGCGGTCATCGAGAAGCCCTTCGGCCACGACCTGAAGTCGGCCGAGGAGCTCAACGCGACCGTCGAGGAGGTCTTCGCCCCGGACCAGGTCTTCCGCATCGACCACTACCTGGGCAAGGAGACCGTCCAGAACATCCTGGCGCTGCGCTTCGCCAACACGATGTTCGAGCCGATCTGGAACCGGTCCTTCGTGGACCACGTGCAGATCACGATGGCCGAGGACATCGGCATCGGCGGCCGCGCCGGGTACTACGACGGCATCGGCGCCGCCCGTGACGTCATCCAGAACCACCTGCTCCAGCTGATGGCCCTCACGGCCATGGAGGAGCCGGCCTCCTTCGACGCGGACGCGCTGGCCGCGGAGAAGACCAAGGTGCTCGGCGCGGTGAAGCTGCCGAAGGACCTGGGCCGGGACACCGTGCGCGGACAGTACGCGGCGGGCTGGCAGGGCGGCGCGAAGGCGGTCGGCTACCTCGAAGAGGACGGCATCGACCCCCAGTCGAAGACCGACACCTACGCGGCCATCAAGGTGGAGATCGACAACCGCCGCTGGGCGGGCGTCCCCTTCTACCTGCGCACCGGCAAGCGCCTGGGCCGCCGGGTCACCGAGATCGCGGTGGTCTTCCAGCGGGCCCCGCACTCCCCCTTCGACACGACGGCCACCGAGGAGCTCGGCTCCAACGCGATCGTCATCCGCGTCCAGCCCGACGAGGGCGTCACCGTCCGCTTCGGCTCCAAGGTGCCGGGCACCTCGATGGAGATCCGGGACGTGTCCATGGACTTCGCCTACGGCGAGTCGTTCACGGAGTCGTCCCCCGAGGCGTACGAGCGGCTGATCCTCGACGTGCTGCTCGGCGACTCGAACCTCTTCCCTCGCACGGAGGAGGTCGAGCTGTCCTGGAAGATCCTCGACCCGATCGAGGAGTACTGGGACACGAACGGCAGGCCCGCCCAGTACCCCGCGGGGACCTGGGGCCCGGTCGAGGCGGACGAAATGCTCGCACGAGAGGGACGGAGCTGGCGCCGGCCATGA